In Vanessa cardui chromosome 6, ilVanCard2.1, whole genome shotgun sequence, the following proteins share a genomic window:
- the LOC124530507 gene encoding uncharacterized protein LOC124530507: MEEVMNALRKIQSELDAQKSTILKCGEKVTETVTQNINNILQEKFKIWDEKYEHLKEKLENQEKRIYFLEKQARKNNVVFFGIEETETSYQILENIIINFVKKYFSLDLDHRDIQEVKRIGKKSERPRPIIVTFTTLGTKIKIFKQRREALKETTYYVTEDYPKEILEKRKELQAQAKIEMEKGNIAKIIYDKLVIQEKNKTTGNKKRMLTLSPETPTENGTKTQTNKKNKHHTQIKRTSSLSEGIVKPSMLNFLVNKNQNNTHASQCNKTDNL, encoded by the coding sequence ATGGAAGAAGTTATGAACGCACTTCGTAAAATTCAGAGCGAACTCGACGCGCAGAAAAGTACTATCTTAAAATGCGGAGAAAAAGTAACTGAAACAGTAActcaaaatataaacaacatactacaagaaaaatttaaaatctggGATGAAAAATACGAACACCTGAAAGAAAAGTTAGAAAACCAagaaaaacgaatttatttcctAGAAAAGCAGGCACGAAAAAACAATGTCGTGTTTTTCGGCATTGAAGAAACCGAAACCTCATatcaaatattggaaaacattataattaactttgtaAAAAAGTACTTCTCTCTAGACCTGGACCATAGAGACATTCAAGAAGTCAAGAGAATTGGTAAAAAAAGTGAAAGGCCCCGACCCATAATTGTAACATTTACTACACTTggcactaaaataaaaatatttaaacaaagaagAGAGGCACTTAAAGAAACTACATATTACGTAACCGAAGATTACCCGAAAGAAATACTAGAAAAAAGAAAAGAGCTACAAGCGCAGGCTAAAATAGAGATGGAAAAAGGAAATATAGCAAAGATCATCTACGATAAACTTGTCATTCAAGAGAAAAACAAAACCACGGGAAACAAAAAGAGAATGCTTACATTATCTCCCGAAACACCAACGGAGAACGGAACAAAAACACAGACcaacaagaaaaataaacaccACACGCAAATAAAAAGAACTTCTAGTCTGTCTGAAGGAATAGTAAAACCAAGCATGCTTAAtttcttagtaaataaaaatcaaaacaatacgCATGCCTCTCAGTGTAACAAAACTGACAACTTGTAG